The following is a genomic window from Deinococcota bacterium.
GGCACAAGAGGAAGTGGCCATGCTGCGCGGCAAGACCTTGCACCTCGAGGAGAACAGCCCGACGAAACCCTCGTCCGGGCGGCCAAGGCCCTGGCCTCGCTGCCGCGCCTGCGCATCCTGCAGTCCCTGGCGAACGGCGGCCGCTCGGTGAGCGAGCTCGCCCAGGCGCTCGACATGCCCGCCTCGACCGTCGCCGCCCAGATAAAGATCCTTGAAAGCGCCAAGTTCGTTCACACCGAACTCCAACCGGCCAGCCACGGCCTGCAAAAGGTCTGCACCAGGAGCTACGACAACGTGCTCCTGCAACTCCCCCAGCTGCCCGTCAACGGCGAAAGCAAGAGCCTCGAGGTGTCCATGCCGGTCGGCGCCTTCACCGGCTTTGAAGCGAGCCCGACCTGCGGGCTGGCCAGCGAAACCTCGCTGATCGGCTACCTGGACGATCCCCTCAGCTTCTATGAGCCGGAGCGCAGCGGGGCGGGGCTCATCTGGTTTCGCAGCGGCTACCTCGAGTACGCCTTTCCCAACCGGCTGCCCAGGGCCGCCGTGCCCAAGAGCCTGGTGGTCAGCATGGAGGTCTGCTCGGAGGCGCCGCTGCACAACAACCTCTGGCCGTCTGATATCACCCTCTGGATCAACGGCGCCGAGGTCGGCACCTGGACCTGTCCGGGCGACTTCGGCGGCCAGCGGGGTCAGCTCACGCCCGAGTGGTGGAGCACGAGCGACTCGCAGTACGGCGTCTTGAAACGCTGGCTGGTGAACGGCGAGGGCGCCTTTATCGACGCCTTTCCGCTCTCGGCGCTGACCATCGGCGAGCTGGCACTCGAGCGCCAGCGCGTGATCACCGTGCGCGTCGGCGTCAAGCCGGACGCGCTCCATCGGGGCGGCCCCAACCTCTTCGGCCGCTCCTTTGGCAACTACCCCCAGGACCTGACGCTGCGCCTCGAGTACCTTCCAGGGCAGTATCAGCGCGATCAGCCAAGCCCCGCGCCCCGGCGCCCAAGGAGGTCCATCCAGGCCAAACCCCACTCGCATCCCTAAGCAACCTCCGCGAAAGCCCTCTAGCCTAAAAAAGCCCTCTAGCCCCAAAAAGGAGACCCCCATGAAGCCCAAGCTTGCCAAACCCCTAGCGGCCCTCGCCGCGGCGGCGCTGAGCGCCTCGCTGCTGGGCGCCGCGCTCGCCCAGGACACGATGAGCCTGCCCGAACAGTGCTCGGCGGTCGAGCTCCAGTACTGGAACCCCTTCACCGGTCCCGACGGCCCCTACATGGGCCAGCTCGTGGACAGGTTCAACGCCGAGCATGAGACCATCACCGTCACCATGAACACCCTGCCCGAATACGGCACCCAGCTCACCACCGCGGCGGCCTCGGACACGCTGCCCGACGTGGCCATCATCTGGGCCGACCAGGTAGCGACCTTTGTCTTTAGGAACGTCTTCCGCCCCATGGACGACATAGTCGAAAGGATAGGCCTCAGCGGCGACGCGTTCCCCGAGGCCGTCTGGGCGGCGGGCGAGGTCGCCGGTAGGCGCTACGCCATCCCTCTGGACGTCCACCCGCTGGTGATGTTCTACAACGCCGACCTGATGAGGGAAGCCGGCACCGAAACGCCGCCGCAGACCCGCGAGGAGTTCGAGGCTGCCGCCGAAGCGATGACGGGTGGCCGCGACTACGGCTTCATGCTGACCACCGGCTTCCCCGTCGAGCAGATCTTCCGCTCGCTCCTGCACCAGTTCGGCGGCGAGGCCTTTGACGAGGACGGCGCCGAGGCGACCTGGAACAGCGAAGCGGGCGTGCGGGCCCTGGAGTGGATGCGCAGCGCCCAAGGGCAGTACGGCGAGGAAAACCTCGAGGTCGACTCTGAACTGAACGCCTTTCGCGGGGGCAGCGTAGGCATGATCTGGAACGGCATCTGGCAGACGACCAACCTGACCGGCGACGCGGTGATGTTCGACGGTCAGGCCACGGCCTTCCCGCAGATCGGCGACCAGGGCGCGGTGTGGGCCGGTTCGCACCAGTTCGCCCTGCCGGTCCAGAGCAGCGAAGACGAGTGCCGCGACGCCGGGGTGGGCGTCTTTATCGACTACGTGCTGAGCAACTCGGTCGAGTGGGCCAGGGCCGGCCAGATTCCTGCGCTGACCGACGTGCGCGAGAGCGAGGAATTTTTGGCCGTCGAGCCGCAAGCCTCGATCGCGCCCTCGGCCGACGAGGCCATCTTCCCGCCCTCGGTTCCCGGCATCACCGACACCTTCGGGATCCTGAACGAGGCCGTCGCCTCGGTCATGGCCGGCACCGCGACCGACGTCCAGCAGGCTTTGGACGACTCGGTGGCGCGCGCCAACGAGCTGCTCGAGCAAAACCGCCAGACCTTCGGAGACACCCCCTGAGCGCGGTCAACTATCGCTGACGCTGGGTGCCGGGCAATTTGCCCGGCACCCAGCTCCTTCTCCAGGAAAGGTAGCTAAGGTATGGCAACGACCGCACCACGGCGAGAAGCAGCCCCCCATACGCGCGCGAAAGGGCGCAGGTTCAGCCTCACGCCCTACCTGTTTATCTTGCCGCACCTGTTCTTTTTTGGCCTCTTTATCGGCTACCCCTTTTTCAACGGCCTGTGGATCAGCTTTCACGAGTTCGACTACCTCCGGCCCGCCAGCACCCGCTTCGTCGGCCTGCAAAACTACCTGAACCTCTTCTCGCCGGGCACCCTCAAGTTCAACGAGTTCTGGAACGCGCTCGGCAACACCGCCCAGTTCGTCCTCTACAGCGTGCCGCCTCTCGTCGTCATCCCCCTGGGGCTGGCGGTCCTCTTGAACACCAAGACGCCCGGCCGCAACGTCTTTCGCGCCATCTACTTCGCGCCCTGGGTCTTGTCGGTGGCGGTCGTCGGCCTGCTCTGGTGGTGGATCTTTCAGAGCCAGGGCGGCCTGGTCAACTACTACCTTTGGGACCTGGGCGTGCGGCCGCCGCGCTGGCTCTCCTCGCTGCCCTGGGCCTGGGTGTCGATCGTCATCGCCACGCTGTGGTGGACGATCGGCTTCAACATGATAATCTTTCTGGCCGCACTGCAAGACATCCCCGGCTTTCTCTACGAGGCCGCCTCGATCGACGGCGCGACGGGCTGGCAGCAGTTTTGGCACGTCACCCTGCCCATGCTCCGGCCCGTCCTGCTCTTTATCGTGATCATCACCATCATCGCCTCGTTCAACCTCTTCGGCCAGCCCTTTTTCATGACCGCGGGCGGGCCGGCGCAACCGGGCGGCGGCGGCGCCACCGAGCCGGTCATGCTGAGGATCTACCGCGAGGGCTTCGAGCGGCCCTTCCAGGGCAGCGCCGCGGCGATGTCCTTCGTGGTGGCGACCATCATGATCGTCATCTCCTACGTCCAGTTCAGGGTCTTCCGCCAGCGCTAGCCTGGTGATTTTTACCTGGCAGCCCTCGTCAGCGAAAGGAGCCTTCCGTGGCAAGCGACACCTCTTCAAAATCTGGTTCAAGGTCTGGTTCAAGGTCTGGTTCAAGGTCTAGCGGCGCAGCTAGACTCGCGCGGCAACGACGCACGCGCCTGCTCGTCCAGCGCGTCCTCATCTACGCCCTGCTCATCTTCGTGGCGCTCCTGGTCGTCCTGCCGCTCCTGTGGATGCTCTCGACCTCACTGAAGCCCAAGGCCGAGTGGTTCACCCGCGAGATCCACTGGCTACCCATCACCTTTACCCTCGAGAACTACCGCACGCTGCTGGACAACCCGAGCACGCCCATCGCCCGCTGGTTTTTAAACTCGTTCATGGTGGCGACCATCTCCACCGTGCTGACGCTCACGGTCACCTCGCTGGCCGCCTACGCCTACGCGCGCATGGACTTTCCCGGCCGCCGCGGCCTCTACACCCTCCTCCTGGCGACGCTGTTCATGCCCGGCATCATGTTCCTGATCCCCAACTTCCTGACCATCTACCGGCTGGGGCTCTTGAACTCCTACACCGGGGTGATCATTCCCGGTCTGGCCGGCGTCTTTGGCGTCTTCTTCCTGCGCCAGTTTTTCGAGAGCATCCCAAGAGAGCTCGAGGAGTCCGCTGAAATAGACGGCGCCACCAAGTTCCAGACCTTTTACAAGATCGTCCTGCCGCTCTCCAAGCCCGCCCTGGCGACGCTGGGCATCCTCACCTTTTTGGCGAGCTGGAACGACTTTCTGTGGCCGCTGCTGATCCTCCGCGACCGGGCCCTGCAGACCTTGCCGCCCGGCCTGCGCACCCTGCAGGGCGCCTACACCTCCGAGTACGGGCTGATGATGGCGGGCGCGGTGGTGGTGGCGGTGCCGGTCCTCGTCATCTACCTCTTCTTGCAGCGTTTTATCGTCGAGAGCGTCGCCAGCACCGGGCTCAAAAACTGATGGCGCGGTCAAGGCGCGTCCTCCTCGCGCTCCTGCTGGCGCTCGGCTGCGCCCTCGCCCAGGAGACCTTCCAGAACCCGGTTCTCAGAAACAACTTCCCCGACCCGCACCTCATCCGCGTGGACGGGGTCTTTTACGCCTACGCGACCAACAGCATGAGCATGCACGTGCCGGTCAGCCGCTCGAGCGACCTCGTCAACTGGGATATACCCAGGAACGCCATGCCCGCCCTGGCCCCCTGGGTGCGGCTGAACCGGCCCGACGTGTGGGCGCCGGAGGTGCTCGAGCTGGACGGCCGCTACCTGCTCTACTACACCGCGAGGGACCGCGACTCCGGCCGGCAGTGCATCGGCGTGGCCATGAGCGACGAGCCGGGGCGCTGGTTCCGTGACGAGAGCGAGCGGCCGCTGGTCTGCCAGGTCGACGAGGGCGGCTCGATCGACGCCAGCCCCTTCGCCGACGAGGACGGCACGCTCTACCTCCTCTGGAAAAACGACGGCAACTGCTGCGGCATGGCGACCTATCTCTACGTCCAGGAGATGACGCCCGACGGCCTCGGCCTGGTCGGCGAGCCAGCACGCCTCATCCGCAACGACAAGCCCTGGGAGGGCCGCGTCGTCGAGGCGCCGACGATGTGGCTTCAGGACGGCCGCTACTACCTCTTCTACTCGGGCAACTCCTATGCCGGACACGAGTACGCGGTCGGTTACGCCGTCTGCGAGACGGCGACGGGGCCGTGCCAGGAGGCGACCGAGAACCCGATCCTCTCGAGCGTCATGACCGAGCGGCCGCCCATCGTCGGCCCCGGGCACCAGACCATCACCCTAGACGACGAGGGCCAGACCTGGCTCGTCTACCACGTCTGGGAGGTGACCTCCGCCGGGCTCAGGGGCGAGCGCCGTTTGATGTGGCTGGACAGGCTCGAGTGGGAGGAGGGCAGGCCGGTGGTACAGGGGCCGACGAGGGGCCCGCAACCCGCCCCGGCGATAGGCGGCCAACCCTGAGGGCCTGCCGGGCGTCTACAGGTTGCCGGGCGCGAGGCGGTCTCGAGCAGGAGCAGCCGGACAGGAGCCATACACCCTGGGCCAAAGGCTTGGGTGGTATAAAGAGCTGTGTTGACCAGTCTTGGAGAGGTCCTGGGAAGCCCTGCGCTCCGGCTGGCGGAGCGCTGTGGCTAAGGCTCGAGCCCCGCGCCAGAGCGAGGAGCGCCTCGAGGAGGAGCGGGAGTTTCCCGACGCGCTGATCGCCGGCCTGCCGGATATCTTCTACCTGGCCCGCCTGGACTTTGCCCTCAAGGCCGCCGGCATGGGGGTCTGGGACTGGAACATCACGGCGGGTAAGGTGAGCTGGTCGGAGGGCTGGGCGCGGCTCTACGCCCTCGAAGAGGGGTTCGACGGCGCCCAGGACGAGTTCATGGCGCTCATTCACCCGGACGACCGCGAGCGCGTCGCCGAAGCGATCAGGCGCGCCCTCGCAGACGATCAGGATTACGCCGTCGAGCACCGCGTCCTGCGCAAGGACGGCAGCCTGCGCTGGATCGCCAGCATCGGCGACGTCTTGCGCGGCGCCCGGGGTGAGCCCCTGCGCATGAGCGGCATCGCGCTCGACATCACCGAGCGCAAGGAGGCCGAGGAGGAGCGGGAGCGGCTGCTGCAGAGCGAACACCAGGCGCGCGTCCTGGCCGAGACGGCCGGCCGCCGGCTGAGCTTCCTGGCGGAGGCGAGCACGGTCCTGGCCTCCTCTTTGGATTACGAAGCGACGCTCGACAGCGTGGCGCGGCTCGCTGTGCCCAGCATGGCCGACTGGTGCGCCATCGATATTCTGGACGAAGCGGGCGGGCTCCAGCGCCTGGCACTCCAGCACGTCGACCCGAGCAAGGTCGCCTTTGGCCGGGAATTGCAGAGCCGCTACCCTCCCGACCTGACGGCGGAGCGCGGCATTGCCCGCGTTCTCCGCACGGGCGAGGCGGAGTTCTACCCGGAGATTTCCGAGGCCGTGCTCGAGGCCGCCGCGCAGGACGCCGAGCACCTGGATATCATCCGCCGGGTGGGCATGCGCTCGGCGCTCATCGTGCCGCTCGAGGTGCGCGGCAGGGCCATCGGCGCCATCACCTTCGTCCTGGCCGAGTCGGAGAGGCTCTACCACGAGAGCGATCTGGAGCTCGCCGAGGAGCTCGCCCGCCGCGCCAGCGTCGCGGTAGACAACGCCCGCCTCTTCGCGGCGACCCAGGATCTAAACGAGAGCCTGGAGCAGCGCGTCATGGTGCGCACCGAGCAGCTCGAGCGGATCAACCAGGAGCTCGAGGCCTTCGCCTACGCCGTCTCGCACGACCTGCGCACGCCGCTAAGCGGCATCGACGGCTTTTCGCAGGCGCTCGTCGAGGACTACGGCGACAGCCTGGACGAGACCGCGGGCTACTACTTGGAGCGCATCCAGTTCAACACCCGGCGCATGGGCCAGCTCATCGACGATATCTTGAAGCTGTCGAGGGTGTCGCGCCACGAGCTCAGGCTGGAGAGCGTCGATCTCTCCAAACTCGCCGTCGCCGTCGCCGAGGGCCTGCGCGGGCACTACCCGAACCCTCACCTCTTCCGCTGCGAAGGGGGCCTGGTGGCGGAGGGTGACAGAGGCCTCTTGCGCATCGCGCTCGAGAACCTGCTCGACAACGCCTGGAAGTTCAGCTCTCTGAGCGACCAGGCCCTGGTCGCCTTTGGGCGCACCGAGGGGGACGGCGAGGCGGCCTACTTCGTCCGCGACACCGGCGCGGGCTTCGACATGGACTACGCTCACCAGCTCTTCCAGCCCTTTCGCCGGCTGCACACCGAAGCCGCCTTTACGGGCACGGGCATCGGCCTCGTCACCGTCAAGCGCATCGTCGAGCGTCACGGCGGGCGCATCTGGGCGAAGGCCGAAGCGGGCAAGGGCGCCACCTTCTTCTTTACCCTGGACGCCGGCAAGATGGTAGACAGGAGCCAAATCCACCTCGAGTGAAGAGCAAGGCCACCTGGTGGTCTGGCTCGGTTCAACGGTAGTAGCGAAAGAGCAGCTCCGCCGCGCAGGCCGGCCTCTCCTGCCGGTCGTTCTCGAGCGTCACCGCGAAGCTCACCTGCACGCCGCCCGCTACCACGGTCACTTCAGCGACCCTGAGCCACAGCCGCAGCCTCGAGCCCACCAGCACCGGCGCGGGCAAGCGCACCCTGTTGAAGCCGTAGTTGACGATACTGCCGGCCTCCTCGACCGTCAAGAGCTCCATCAGCAGCGCCGACAGCAGGCTCAGGGTCAGGAAGCCGTGGGCGACGGTCCCGCCGAAGGGCGATTCGGCCCTGGCCCGCTCGGGGTCCACGTGAAGCCACTGCGCATCGCCCGTCACCTCGGCAAAACGGTTCACCCGCTCCTGGTCGATGTCGAGCCAAGGACCGGGGCCGAGCTCGAGCCCTACCGCCGCCTTCAGTTCGTCGACTGTCTTGAACGTCGTCATATCCACTCCTTAGCCCTTGTCGACAGCCCTTGTCGACGGGGCCGCGCTCAATCCCCCTGCCCCCTTATCAAGGGGGTGCCCGCTAGGGCGGGGGATCAAAGGCAGCACCCAGGAAATCACATGATCACCCAGATTACATCGCCAGGTAGGCCGCCTGAACCTCCGGGTCCGCCAGCAGGTCCCTAGCCGCGCCCTCCTTCTTGACCTCGCCGTTCTCGAGCACATAGGCCCGGTCGGCCAAGGCCAGGGACTGCCTGACGTTCTGCTCGACCAAGACCACCGTGACGCCTTCGCGGTTGACCTCTTTGAGCGCCCTGAAGACGATGGTCACCAGGGCGGGCGCTAGGCCCAGGCTGGGCTCGTCTACCAGCAGCAGGCGGGGCCGGCTCATCAGGGCCCGGCCGATGGCGACCATCTGCCGCTCGCCGCCCGAGAGGGTGCCGGCGAGCTGGCCCTTGCGCTCGGCCAGGCGGGGAAAGAGCGCGTAGACGAAGCGCAGGCTCTCCCCCGCCCTCGCCTTGGCCTCCGGCAGGTAGTCCGCGCCGCTCATCAGGTTCTCGAGGACCGTCATCAGCCCAAAGAGCTGCCGCCCCTCGGGCACGTGACCGACCCCGCGCCTGACTACCTGCGCCGCCGTCAGGCCGCGCAGGTCCTGGCCAAAGGCGCGTATCGCACCGCCGCGCACGGGAATCAGGCCCGAGACCGCTCGCAAGAGGGTGGTCTTGCCCGCGCCGTTGGCGCCGACGATGGAGACGAACTCGCCCTCCTCGGCGCGCAGAGAGACGCCCCAGAGCACCTGGATCTTGCCGTAACCGGCGCTCAAGTCCTTGATGTCCAGGAGCATCAGGCTACCTCCTCGCTGCCGAGATAGGCTTCGATAACCTTGGGATGGCGGGTGACCTCGGCGTAGGAACCCTCGGCAAGCTTCTTGCCGTAGTCCATGACCACCACCCGGTCGGCGAGGTCGCGCACTACCGGCATCACGTGCTCGATGAAGATGACCGTCACGCCGCTCTCCTGCACGCTCCTAACCAGGCCCACCGCCTCGCGCGCCTCGGCCGGGCGCAGGCCGGCCATCACCTCGTCCAAGAGCAAGACCTCGGGCTGGGTGGCGAGCGCCCGGGCTATCTCGAGCCGCTTTTCTTCCATCAGGGTCAGCTCCTCGCTGGGCTTGTCGCGGATAGCCGCAAGGCCGCAGCGCTCCAGGGCCTCCGCGGCGATCCGGCGGCCCTCCCTTTCGCCCACGCCCGCCTTGCCGAAGAGCGCGCCCACAAGTACGTTTTCTAGGACGCTCATCTCGTGGAAGGGCTGGACCACCTGAAAGGCCCGGCCGATGCCCAGGCGACAGCGTGCCGCGGGGGAAAGGCGGGTGATGTCCTCGCCCCTAAAGTGAACCTTGCCGCTCGACGGCAGGGTCATCCCCGAGATCATGTCGAGGGTGGTCGTCTTGCCCGCGCCGTTGGGGCCGATGATCGCCAGGACCTCGCCTCTTTCCACGGTAAAGGAGAGGTCGGCGACCGCCGCCAGACCGCCGAAGTTCTTGCCGAGACCCGCCACGCTCATCAGGCTGGTGTTGGGGCGACTGGTGTTGGGGCGACTGGTGTTGGGGCTCACCGCGTTCTCCTGCGGCTGCCCAGCCTGCGGCCCAGCGCGTTCAAAAGCCCCACCACGCCGCGCGGCATGAACAAGATCGACAGGACCAGGACCACCCCGTAGCCGATCAGATAACCCTCGGAGAGGGTGCGCCTGAGCGTCTCCTCGAGCCCCGACAGCAGCCCCGCGCCCAGGACCGGCCCGAGCGTGGTGTAGAGCCCGCCGAAGATGGGCGTGACCAGCGCCAAGACGGTGATGGCGACGCTGAAGGTCTCGTGGGGGTTGACCGAGCCGACCCGGTGCGCCTCGACGGCGCCCAAGAGGCCGACGATAAAGCTGGAGAGAGCAAAGGCCAAGAGCTTGTAGCGCGCGGGCCTGACCCCCATCACCGCCGCCACCTGTTCGTTGGTGCGAATGGCGGTAAAGGCCGCGCGCAGCCTCGAGCGCTGGATGTAGACGCTGATGAGGAGCGCCAAGACGAGCAGCCCGGCGTAGACGAGAAAGTAGGCCTCGCTGCGGAGAAAGGCCAGCTCCCAGCGCTCCATCTCCCCCGCCACGAACTGCGGCCTGAAGAGCGGCGCCACGTTGATGCCCGCCGCGCCTCCCGCCACCCTGGTGGGCAGTTGATGCACCACCGCGCGCAGGACCTCGGTAAAGGCCAGAGTGGCGATCGCGAAGTAGATGCCCTTGAGCCTGAGCGTCACCGAGCCGAGCAGGAGCGCCAAGGCCGCCGCCACCACGCCGCCCAGAGGAATGCCCAGCCACAGCGGCAGCTCAGCCGTTCTGAGCAAGATCGCCACGCTGTAGGCGCCCGCGCCGTAAAAGGCCGCGTGGGCCAAGGACAACTGGCCGGTGCGGCCGAGGATGTCCCAGGACAAGGCCAGGATGGCCAGAGTGAGACCATTGACGGCGATGGCGAGGTAGCTGACCGAGGCCCGGCCGTAGAGGTCGCGCAGGAAAGAGGGCACGAAGTAGAGCAGGACGGCCAGCGCCGCCACCAGCAGCAGGTCGCGCAGGAGCCCCCTCACGCTACTCTCCAGCCGCGCCAGACCAGGACCACGAAGATGATGGCGAAGAAGACCGCGTTGCGCAGCGCGTCGCCGCCCGGCACCATCGTCGCCACCAGCGACTCGGACAGCGCCACCAACAGCGAGGCCCAGAGGATGCCCCTGATGTTGCCGAGCCCCGCCAAGACCACGATGGCGAAGGCCTTCAGGGTAAAGGCGAAGCCGACGGTGGGCGTCGGCGACTGGATGACGGCGATCATCACGCCCGCCAGCCCGGCCAGGGCCGCCGACAGCGCAAAGGCGACGAGGTAGATGCGGTTCACCTCGAGCCCCACCAGGCTGGCGCCGATGCGGTTTTGCGCCACCGCCCGCATCGCCTTGCCGAAGGGCGTGGCGGCGAGCACGTAGTAGAGGCCGCCCACCAGCAGCAGCGAGACGAGAAAGCTGGCAAGCGGCACCACCCCGATGCTCACGCGGCCTAAGAGGGTCTCGAACTGGTAGCCGATGGCGCGGTAGGGCACGCCTGAAATGGTGCGGGGATCGCCGCCCCAGATGAGCAGCGCCAGGTTCTGCAAGATGATGCCGATGCCAAAGGTCAGGAGCATCTGGTTGAGCTCGGGCGCGCCCAAGACGTAGTGGATGGTGCCCCTATAGATGACCGCGCCGAGAGCGAACATCGCCGGCGCGACGAAAAATAACGAGACGACGGGGTCGAAACCGAAGGTGACGAAAAGCGCGTAGGCCAAAAAGGCCCCGACCATGAAAAACTCGCCGTGGGCGAAGTTGACGATGCCGATCACGCCGATGGCGATGGCCAGGCCCACCGCCACGAGCGCATAGAGCCCGGAGGCGAAGACGCCCGAAACAATCGCTTGCAGCAAGAGAGAAAGGTCCATATCGTTTTATCGTTTAGGGT
Proteins encoded in this region:
- a CDS encoding ArsR family transcriptional regulator; amino-acid sequence: MLQSLANGGRSVSELAQALDMPASTVAAQIKILESAKFVHTELQPASHGLQKVCTRSYDNVLLQLPQLPVNGESKSLEVSMPVGAFTGFEASPTCGLASETSLIGYLDDPLSFYEPERSGAGLIWFRSGYLEYAFPNRLPRAAVPKSLVVSMEVCSEAPLHNNLWPSDITLWINGAEVGTWTCPGDFGGQRGQLTPEWWSTSDSQYGVLKRWLVNGEGAFIDAFPLSALTIGELALERQRVITVRVGVKPDALHRGGPNLFGRSFGNYPQDLTLRLEYLPGQYQRDQPSPAPRRPRRSIQAKPHSHP
- a CDS encoding branched-chain amino acid ABC transporter permease is translated as MDLSLLLQAIVSGVFASGLYALVAVGLAIAIGVIGIVNFAHGEFFMVGAFLAYALFVTFGFDPVVSLFFVAPAMFALGAVIYRGTIHYVLGAPELNQMLLTFGIGIILQNLALLIWGGDPRTISGVPYRAIGYQFETLLGRVSIGVVPLASFLVSLLLVGGLYYVLAATPFGKAMRAVAQNRIGASLVGLEVNRIYLVAFALSAALAGLAGVMIAVIQSPTPTVGFAFTLKAFAIVVLAGLGNIRGILWASLLVALSESLVATMVPGGDALRNAVFFAIIFVVLVWRGWRVA
- a CDS encoding MaoC family dehydratase, whose product is MTTFKTVDELKAAVGLELGPGPWLDIDQERVNRFAEVTGDAQWLHVDPERARAESPFGGTVAHGFLTLSLLSALLMELLTVEEAGSIVNYGFNRVRLPAPVLVGSRLRLWLRVAEVTVVAGGVQVSFAVTLENDRQERPACAAELLFRYYR
- a CDS encoding PAS domain-containing protein, translated to MAKARAPRQSEERLEEEREFPDALIAGLPDIFYLARLDFALKAAGMGVWDWNITAGKVSWSEGWARLYALEEGFDGAQDEFMALIHPDDRERVAEAIRRALADDQDYAVEHRVLRKDGSLRWIASIGDVLRGARGEPLRMSGIALDITERKEAEEERERLLQSEHQARVLAETAGRRLSFLAEASTVLASSLDYEATLDSVARLAVPSMADWCAIDILDEAGGLQRLALQHVDPSKVAFGRELQSRYPPDLTAERGIARVLRTGEAEFYPEISEAVLEAAAQDAEHLDIIRRVGMRSALIVPLEVRGRAIGAITFVLAESERLYHESDLELAEELARRASVAVDNARLFAATQDLNESLEQRVMVRTEQLERINQELEAFAYAVSHDLRTPLSGIDGFSQALVEDYGDSLDETAGYYLERIQFNTRRMGQLIDDILKLSRVSRHELRLESVDLSKLAVAVAEGLRGHYPNPHLFRCEGGLVAEGDRGLLRIALENLLDNAWKFSSLSDQALVAFGRTEGDGEAAYFVRDTGAGFDMDYAHQLFQPFRRLHTEAAFTGTGIGLVTVKRIVERHGGRIWAKAEAGKGATFFFTLDAGKMVDRSQIHLE
- a CDS encoding ABC transporter substrate-binding protein: MKPKLAKPLAALAAAALSASLLGAALAQDTMSLPEQCSAVELQYWNPFTGPDGPYMGQLVDRFNAEHETITVTMNTLPEYGTQLTTAAASDTLPDVAIIWADQVATFVFRNVFRPMDDIVERIGLSGDAFPEAVWAAGEVAGRRYAIPLDVHPLVMFYNADLMREAGTETPPQTREEFEAAAEAMTGGRDYGFMLTTGFPVEQIFRSLLHQFGGEAFDEDGAEATWNSEAGVRALEWMRSAQGQYGEENLEVDSELNAFRGGSVGMIWNGIWQTTNLTGDAVMFDGQATAFPQIGDQGAVWAGSHQFALPVQSSEDECRDAGVGVFIDYVLSNSVEWARAGQIPALTDVRESEEFLAVEPQASIAPSADEAIFPPSVPGITDTFGILNEAVASVMAGTATDVQQALDDSVARANELLEQNRQTFGDTP
- a CDS encoding glycoside hydrolase family 43 protein, whose product is MARSRRVLLALLLALGCALAQETFQNPVLRNNFPDPHLIRVDGVFYAYATNSMSMHVPVSRSSDLVNWDIPRNAMPALAPWVRLNRPDVWAPEVLELDGRYLLYYTARDRDSGRQCIGVAMSDEPGRWFRDESERPLVCQVDEGGSIDASPFADEDGTLYLLWKNDGNCCGMATYLYVQEMTPDGLGLVGEPARLIRNDKPWEGRVVEAPTMWLQDGRYYLFYSGNSYAGHEYAVGYAVCETATGPCQEATENPILSSVMTERPPIVGPGHQTITLDDEGQTWLVYHVWEVTSAGLRGERRLMWLDRLEWEEGRPVVQGPTRGPQPAPAIGGQP
- a CDS encoding sugar ABC transporter permease, which translates into the protein MATTAPRREAAPHTRAKGRRFSLTPYLFILPHLFFFGLFIGYPFFNGLWISFHEFDYLRPASTRFVGLQNYLNLFSPGTLKFNEFWNALGNTAQFVLYSVPPLVVIPLGLAVLLNTKTPGRNVFRAIYFAPWVLSVAVVGLLWWWIFQSQGGLVNYYLWDLGVRPPRWLSSLPWAWVSIVIATLWWTIGFNMIIFLAALQDIPGFLYEAASIDGATGWQQFWHVTLPMLRPVLLFIVIITIIASFNLFGQPFFMTAGGPAQPGGGGATEPVMLRIYREGFERPFQGSAAAMSFVVATIMIVISYVQFRVFRQR
- a CDS encoding branched-chain amino acid ABC transporter permease, with the translated sequence MRGLLRDLLLVAALAVLLYFVPSFLRDLYGRASVSYLAIAVNGLTLAILALSWDILGRTGQLSLAHAAFYGAGAYSVAILLRTAELPLWLGIPLGGVVAAALALLLGSVTLRLKGIYFAIATLAFTEVLRAVVHQLPTRVAGGAAGINVAPLFRPQFVAGEMERWELAFLRSEAYFLVYAGLLVLALLISVYIQRSRLRAAFTAIRTNEQVAAVMGVRPARYKLLAFALSSFIVGLLGAVEAHRVGSVNPHETFSVAITVLALVTPIFGGLYTTLGPVLGAGLLSGLEETLRRTLSEGYLIGYGVVLVLSILFMPRGVVGLLNALGRRLGSRRRTR
- a CDS encoding ABC transporter ATP-binding protein, coding for MLLDIKDLSAGYGKIQVLWGVSLRAEEGEFVSIVGANGAGKTTLLRAVSGLIPVRGGAIRAFGQDLRGLTAAQVVRRGVGHVPEGRQLFGLMTVLENLMSGADYLPEAKARAGESLRFVYALFPRLAERKGQLAGTLSGGERQMVAIGRALMSRPRLLLVDEPSLGLAPALVTIVFRALKEVNREGVTVVLVEQNVRQSLALADRAYVLENGEVKKEGAARDLLADPEVQAAYLAM
- a CDS encoding carbohydrate ABC transporter permease, which codes for MASDTSSKSGSRSGSRSGSRSSGAARLARQRRTRLLVQRVLIYALLIFVALLVVLPLLWMLSTSLKPKAEWFTREIHWLPITFTLENYRTLLDNPSTPIARWFLNSFMVATISTVLTLTVTSLAAYAYARMDFPGRRGLYTLLLATLFMPGIMFLIPNFLTIYRLGLLNSYTGVIIPGLAGVFGVFFLRQFFESIPRELEESAEIDGATKFQTFYKIVLPLSKPALATLGILTFLASWNDFLWPLLILRDRALQTLPPGLRTLQGAYTSEYGLMMAGAVVVAVPVLVIYLFLQRFIVESVASTGLKN
- a CDS encoding ABC transporter ATP-binding protein, which produces MSVAGLGKNFGGLAAVADLSFTVERGEVLAIIGPNGAGKTTTLDMISGMTLPSSGKVHFRGEDITRLSPAARCRLGIGRAFQVVQPFHEMSVLENVLVGALFGKAGVGEREGRRIAAEALERCGLAAIRDKPSEELTLMEEKRLEIARALATQPEVLLLDEVMAGLRPAEAREAVGLVRSVQESGVTVIFIEHVMPVVRDLADRVVVMDYGKKLAEGSYAEVTRHPKVIEAYLGSEEVA